The nucleotide window TGTCGACGTCCGACGGACTGCCGAAGTGGTTGGTGTCCGCCGGATAGATGATCTGATCGAACTCCGTCTCGATCGAATCGAACGACGCCGCGCTGAAGCCGCCCGTCGGCGCCGTCACGTCCTGCACGATGATGCCGTGCGTGCCGACCGTCTTCACGACCGCGCGCTGCGTCGTGAACGTCTGGCACGCGTTCGTCGCGTTCGCGTTGGGCACCTTGAAGGTCAACGTATCGCCGACGTTAGGCACGCTCTCCGCGCGCACGCGGCCCGTGCTCCGGCGCAGGAACGCCGACGCCGCCCGCATCGCGCCGGCGTTCTCCAGCAACACGCGCCGTTCCATCGCCCGGATGCGGCCTTCGGCGATCGAGCTGTACATGCCGCCCGCCGCGGGCGATTGGAGCGCCGCGGACCGCAGGCGGTCGCCGGCCGCCACGTCCGCGGATGTCGGCGCCGTCACCGCCAGGTCGTACGATCCCATCACATCCGGATCCGTGTCCGCGTTGCCGGCTACGACCAGGAACGTGCCCGATTGGCCGTTCGTCGTGGCTAACGCGACGCAGTCGAGCGCCGTCGGGTTCGTGACCGCCTGGACGCCGCCCACATCCAGGGTCGCCGTCGTCTTGACCGCCCCACTCGGACACGGCGTCGTGCCACGTTTCGGCTGCGTGGTCGAAGAACCGCACGCGGTGGCGGCGGCAATCGCGGCGATCACCGCGTAGTCTCTCACTCGCATGTGCGGATCCCGGGTTCGTGTGGTGGTGCGCCCGACATGATGATAGCAGGCGCATGCATATTTCGAATCTAGCTGACTAGCCCCGATCGCGCCGCGAAGTTCCTTGCCACAACGACAGCGCGCCTCGACCTGGATGTCCAACGAGGAATAAATTCTCTGCCCATGCACCGCCACGCTATCACCCACCTGCGGCGCGATCCCGTGCTCGCGCGCGTCATGGCCGACGTCGGCCCCTGTCGCTTCGCTCCCCGCAGCGACGGATCGCACTTCGACCACGTCCTGCGGGCCATCGTGTATCAACAACTGTCGGGACGAGCGGCCGCGACCATTCACGGTCGCGTCGTCGCGCTCTTCGATGGCAAACCGTCGGCCGAAGCGCTGCTGAGCGCCACCGACGAACAGCTCCGTTCGGCAGGACTGTCCCGGCAGAAAATCGGCTACCTGCGCGACCTCGCGCAACGTGTGCACTCGGGCGACCTCCCAATCGACCGGCTCCACGAGCTCGCCGATGACGAGGTGATCGCTGCGCTGACCCGCGTCAAAGGCATTGGCCGTTGGACCGCGCACATGTTCTTGATGTTTCGGTTGGGCCGCCCGGATGTGCTCCCCGACCTCGACCTCGGCATCCGGAAGGCAATTCAGCTGGCCTATCGCCTGCGACGAATGCCTAACAGCGACCGCGTGCACGCCATCGGCGCCGCCTGGGCGCCGCACCGCACCATTGCGTGCTGGTATCTGTGGCGGAGCCTCGATCAGCCGGCGGCGCCCGGCGCGCCGGGGAAAACGCGGAAACGGAAGCATGCCGTGTCGCGGACGAAGCCGGGTGCCGCACCCCGCGCTCGACCGGCTCGCACGTCGGCTCGTGCCCGCCGCTAACGCGCCCCGGCCCCCGTTCGAGCTGTTCGCGATCTGTGCGCCGGGTCTCGAGCGCCTGGCGGCCCGTGAGCTCGAAAGCCTGTCCCTCACGCCGCACGACATCACACCGGGCGGCGTGTCCTTTCGGGGCGGTGTCGAGGCCGTGTGGCGCGCGAACCTCTGGCTCCGCACCGCCAGCCGCGTGGTCGTGCGCCTCGGCTCCTTTCGCGCCCGTGCGTTAGGCGAGCTCGAGCGGCGGGCCCGCGACCTGCCGTGGGACACGGTCCTGCCCGCCCGGTGCGCCGTTCGCGTCCGCGCGACTGCGCACAAGTCGCGGCTCTATCACACCGCCGCCATCGCCGAGCGCGTTGCCGCGAGCATCACCGCGCGGGTGCCGGGGGCAACGTTCGCCGGCGCCGCCGCGAAAGACGAAACGGCCGGCGACGCCGACGCGGCGCATGCGTTAGTCATCGTGCGCGTGGCCCACGACACGTGTCTCCTGAGCGCGGACAGCTCCGGCGACCTGCTGCACCGGCGCGGCTATCGCTTCCAAACCGCCAAGGCGCCGATGCGCGAGACGCTTGCGGCCGCGATGCTGCTCGCGTCGGAATGGGACGGACGCGCGCCGCTCGTCGACCCCTTCTGCGGATCCGGCACCATTCCGATCGAAGCGGCCCTCATCGCGCGGCGCATTCCGCCTGGCGCGCGACGACGTTTCGCCTTCGAACAGTGGCCTGGATTCTCTGCTTCCCGCTGGCGCCGCATGGTCGACGCGGCGCTCGGCGCCGCGTCGCCCACGGCGCCGGCCGCGATCCACGCCTCCGACCGCGACGCCGGCGCGATCGGCGCTGCCCGTGACAACGCCGATCGCGCCGGCGTCGCGTCCGACATCAGCTTCTCGCAGCAGCCGTTGTCCTCGCTCACCCTGCCGCGCCAACCGGGATGGATCGTCACGAACCCGCCCTATGGCGTCCGCGTCGGCGACCGCGCGGCTGCACGCGACGTTTACCAGGAGCTCGGCCGCCTGCTCCGGGGCCCCGGCGTCGAGTGGCGCGCGGTGATGATGCTCGCCGACCGTGCGTTAGGCAGAGAGATCGGCGTCGATTCGCACCGGCTCGCGCACACGTCCAACGGGGGCATCCCCGTCGACATCGCCGCGTTCCCCTGACCGCCTACTCGGTTTCCCGATCCGGAACCAGCAGCGAGAGCAGGAAGCTCACGATGCTGACCACCAGCGCGCCCCAGAAGGCCGCCGCGAACCCGCGCACATGGAAGCGCAAGCCGAAGGCAGCGGCCACCGGACTCGCGAGCCAGAGCATGAACGCGTTGAGGACGAACGTGAACAGGCCCAACGTGATCAGAAACAGCGGGAACGTGAAGAACTTGAGCACCGGCCGCACGATCGCGTTCAACACCCCGAACACGAGCGCTACGCCGAGCAGCCCGAGCCAACCGCCCTCGTAACTGATGCCGATGATGAGGCGCGTCGCCGCCCACAGCGCCGCAGCGGTGATGATCAGCCGGATGAGAAACCGCATGCATCCTCCCCGTTAGCCGTTTCCCGCCTCGAGCTCCGGTCCCCAGTCTTCGGCGGCGAGATTGCCCATCTCGCGCAGCTCCGGCCACAATCGTGCCACGGCCAGCACCACGACAATCGTGATGACGCCGCCCGCGACGACCGAGATCACGGGTCCCAGCCACGCCGCCGTCACCCCGGATTCGAATCCGCCTAACTCGTTCGACGTGTCGATGAACACGCCGTTCACCGCCGATACGCGTCCCCGCATCGCATCCGGCGTGCGCAGCTGGACCAGCGTGTGGCGCACGACGACGCTGATGTTGTCCAACCCGCCCGCCAGCAGCAAGAGCCCCATCGAGAGCGCGAACGATCGCGACAACCCGAAGCCGATCGTCGCCGCGCCGAACCCCGCCACCGCCATCAGCAGGCTGCGCCCCGCGCGCCGCATCGGCGGACGGTGCGTGATCGCGATCGCCATCACGAACGCCCCGATCGATGGCGCCGCGCGCAGCCATCCGAACCCGGCGGGTCCGACGTGCAAGATGTCTTTCGCGAAAATCGGCAGCAGCGTCGCGGCGCCGCCGAAGAGCACCGCGAACAGGTCGAGCGTGATCGCCGCCAGAATCACCTTCGTCCGCCACACGTACACCACGCCGGCCACGAGATTCGAGACGGTCATGGCCTTCGACTTGCCCGTCTGATCCACCCGTCGCGCACGAATGGTCCACGCGCAAACGAAGAACGCCAGCGCCAGCGCCGCATCCACAAGGTACACCGCGCCCGCACGGCGCCGGATGCCGATGATCGCGCCGCCTAACGCAGGACCGACCACCGACGCGATCTGAAAGCCGCTGCTGTTCCACGTCACGGCGTTGGCAAAATCCTGCGGCGCCACGAGCTGCGGCAGCATCGCCGCCGTTGCCGGCCGGTTGAACGCCAGCGCGATGCCGATGATGAACAACGCCACATACACCAGCGGGATCGGACCGCGCTCGAACGACAACGCCGCGAGAACCAACGAGCACGCCGCCAGAACCAGCTGCGTGATCAGGACGATGCCCCGCCGTTCCCGGCGATCGGCCAGATGCCCCGATGGAAGCGCAAGCGCCACGATCGGCACCACCAGCACGAGCCCCACAAGGCCGAGCGCCAGCGCGGAGTGCGTTCGCTCGTACAGTTCCCACCCAATGCCGACGTCCAACATCTGCTGGCCGGTCGTCGACAGCACACGACCAGCCAGAAACAGGCGGAAGTCGCGTACGCGCAGCGCCGCGTACGGATCGTGAGAGTCTCTTGCCACCGAAGCAGTCGAAGGAGCGCGCAAGCTATCCACTTCGCTGTATCGTGGAAAGCACGAGGCATTGTACGACCGATGCGTTATCGGCCACGCAGGGTATATTCTTGGTCAGAATGTGGGGAAATCGCCATCAACGCCGGTCCCGACCGCGTGTCGGCAGCGCAGGGAATCGGATCGAGGTGATCCGATAGCCATGGACGAGTACAGCGACGACCCTGTCCAGCTCCTCGCGATAGCTCGGCGCGCAGCGGTTCAAGCAGCGACCCTGCAACATCTGACGGCGGCGCTTTCGAGCACGCTCAGCGAAGAACAGGTCGGTGCTGTCGTGTTGCGTGAGGCGCTGCCGGCGTTCGGCGCCGCGGCCGGCGATGTCGTCTTGCTCGACGACGATGATCGCACGTTTCGCGTTCTCTGTTGGATGGGCTATCCCGAGCACCTCGTCCGCTCGTGGATGCGCTATCCCGTCGATACCGGCACGCCCGGTGGCGACGTCGTTCGCCGCGCCGCGCCGGTCTTCCTCGATTCGTTCGCCGAATGGGAACAACACTACCCGCGCGTTGCGCCGATCATTCGTGAGGTGCATCTGGCGGCGTATGCTGGGCTGCCGCTCGTGTTTGGCGGGCGGCTCCGCGGCGTCGTCAGCTTCAACTTTCCCGAACGTCGCTCGTTTTCGCCCGAAGAGCGCGCAATGCTGTTGGCCTTCGCCGCACAGTGCGCTCAGGCGCTGGAGCGCGCCCGCCTGTTCTCCGCCGAGCAACGCGCACGACTGGACGCCGAGTCCGCGATGCGCGCCAAGGGCGACTTCCTCGCCGTCATGAGTCACGAGCTGCGCACGCCGCTCACATCGATCCTCGGCTATCAGGAGCTGCTGGCCGACGGCATCAGCGGTCCGGTGACCGAGCTGCAGCGCCAGCATCTGTCGCGCATCGAGGCGAGCGCGTCTCACCTCCTCGCTCTCATCGACGAGTTGCTCACGTTCTCGAGACTCGAGGCGGGCCGCGAGAGCGTGAAGCTCGAGCCCGTGCGTCTTGCAACTGTTGTCGATGCAGCCGCTGCCTTGGTCGCGCCGCTGGCTGCAGCTAAATCACTGCCCGTGATCGTGGAGCCCGTGCCGGCACTCGGCGGACAGGACCTTTCAACCACCACGGATTGCACGAAGCTGCAGCAGGTGCTCGTCAACCTGTTGTCGAATGCGATCAAGTTCACTGAGCGCGGACAGGTCGCCGTGTCCACCCGTGCCTTGGACAACGAAGTCGTGATCGACGTCCGCGATACCGGCATTGGCATCGCTCCCGAACATCTCGGTCACATCTTTGAACCGTTCAGCCAGATCGAGCGGCTGTCGACGCGCAGCACCGGCGGCACCGGACTTGGTCTCAGTGTTTCGCGTCAGCTCTTGGCGTTGCTCGGCGGGTCGCTCGGCGTCGAGAGTACGCTCGGGCAGGGAAGCGTATTTCGCGTTCGATTGCCGCTGACACGTTGACATCGTGCTGGTGCCCGGCCAACTTGAAGGGACAATTCCGCGGCGATTTGAAGCGATTGCGGCCGCGTAAAAAATTCCGCTAAACCGCTCACCTGATGGTCAAACAGCCCGGGGGCGGTATCCGCCCACCGGGCTGAGTTGTTTTCGCGCACGGTGGCGGGGTTGCACACAAGAGGAGCCACTTCATGACGCCCGCCCGTTCCGATTCTTTCGTGTTCTCCAGCGAGTCCGTGTCCGAGGGTCATCCGGACAAGCTCGCCGATCGCATCAGCGATGCCGTGCTCGACCTCCACCTCGCGCGTGACCCGCGCTCGCGTGTCGCGTGTGAAGTCCTCGTGACGCATAACTTCGTGTGCATCGCGGGCGAAACGCGCTGTGCGGAAGCCGTGAGCCGCGATGAAGTGGAACGCTTGGCGCGACAGGTCATTCGGGACACCGGCTACGACGGCTTCGACGATCGATTCGGGCACGAGAGCGCCCGCATCGACGTCCGCCTGCAGCCGCAGTCGAACGAAATCGGCTCCGCGGTCGACAAGAAAACCGCGGCGGACCAACAGGGAGCCGGCGACCAGGGATTGATGTTCGGCTATGCGACGAGCGAAACGCCCTCCCTCATGCCGGCGGCCATCACGTATGCGCACGGGTTGGTGGAGGAGCTTGCTCGGCGGCGTAAGGCAGGCGACGCGTCGTGGATCCGCCCCGACGCGAAGTCGCAGGTCTCGGTGCGCTATCGCGATGGCCGCCCAACGGACGTGACGCGCATCGTCGTCTCGACTCAGCACGCGCCGACGGTGACGCAGGCGGCGATCCGCGACTACGTCATTGCCACCGTCATTCCGGAAGTGATTCCGGAGGCGATGCTGCCCACGGGATGGCGCGACACGGTGCTGGTGAATCCGAGCGGCGCCTTCTCCGAAGGTGGCCCGGCGACCGATACCGGCCTAACGGGACGCAAGATCATCGTCGACACGTATGGCGGCGCCGCGCGCCACGGCGGGGGCGCATTCAGCGGGAAGGACCCGTCCAAAGTCGACCGTTCCGCTGCGTACGCGGCCCGATGGGTGGCGAAGAACGTCGTCGCCGCCGGCCTGGCGGAGCGCTGCGAGGTGCAGGTGGCCTATGCGATCGGCGTGGCACGACCTGTCTCGGTGATGGTCGAGACGTTCGGCACATCCGATCTCCCGCGCGCAGAGCTCGAGGCTCGCGTTGCTTCGGCCTTCGACCTCACGCCGTACGCCATCATCCGCGATCTCGAGCTGTTGCGGCCCATTTATTATCCGACGGCCGCATACGGCCATTTCGGCCGGGAGCCAGGCCCGCAGGGAACGTTCAGTTGGGAGTCGCCGTCGCGTGCGAGTGCGCTGCAGGACGAGGCGCGCGTGGTATCTGCAATCAGTTGACCTGCGCGCGAAATGCTCTGGCGTTTCTTCTCTGGGCGCGCTAGGATCGGCAGTACGTTTGTCACGGATTGCTCACGCGGCGTGGCGGGGGAAATCCGTGACGTACCCGCCAGCCCTGTCGCATGCGCCTTCCCATCCTCCTCCGTCCATGTCATCTGCACGCCGGTTGCGTGGTGGTGTTGGTGGCATCGCTCCTGGCGTGTCGCGGATCGTCTCCGCCGGCCGTGGAAAAGAGCGCGCCGGCAGCGCCGACGCCCGCCGCCGGTGATGTGGTCCCCATGCGGCCGCCCAGCGACAGCGCGATTCCGTCCGGTGCGTTAGGCGCCTCCATCCGGCGCGGCCAGGCGCTGCTTATTGCCACGCGCGACAGCCTGCCGGCGTACGCGCCAAGCGGCCTGCGCTGCGTGAGCTGTCATCTCGACGACGGCCGGCGCGCGCACGCATCGCCATTCGTCGGCGTCTATGCGCGCTATCCGGTCTACAATGCGCGGAGCGGTGAGGCGTACACGATCGAAGATCGGATCAACGACTGCTTTCGTCGCAGCCTGAACGGACGCGCGCTGCCGATGGGCAGCCCGGACATGCGCGACATCGTCGTCTACTTCGCCTGGTTGTCGCGCGGCGTTCCGGTCGGCGCAGCCGTCGAAGGGCAGGGGCTCGCGAAGCTCACGCCGCTTGCCGGCGATACGACGCGCGGCCGCGCACTGTTCGGCGCCCAGTGCGCGCGCTGTCACGGAGCCACGGGAGGCGGCACGACGGTCGCGCCGCCGCTCTGGGGCAAGGCGTCGTTCAACATCGGAGCCGGGATGAGCCGCGTGCGAACGGCGGCGGCGTTCATCAGGTACAACATGCCGTTCGACCGGCCGGGATCGCTCGACGATCAACAGGCATTCGACGTCGCGTCGTACATTACGTCGCGCCCCCGACCGGACTTTCCCGGTAAGGAAAACGATTGGCCTAACGGAGGCGCTCCGCCCGATGCCGCATACCGGACGCGTGCCGCCGCATCGAAGGACACCGCACGACACTAGCGGTCCATGAATGCCGTAGGCAGTACCTGCCGTCCACCGCTTCTCGGGACTTCAACACGACTCAGGAGGCAGCACATGATCGACGACTCATCCTCGGCCACGCCCCGACGCGAATTCCTGGGCAAGGTTGCGGCCGCGTCCATTGCGTTAGGCTTGGGCGGCGCCTTGCCCCAACGACTGAACGCCGCCGTCGATGCGGCAGCGCCCGACGTCGAAAAGTGGCCGGACGTTCACGGCAAACATCGCCAGATGTACGATGCCGTGAGCTGGAACCACGGCCTCTCCCTCGTCTGGGCGATGATCTTCCTCGACACCAACAAGGCTTCGAGCAATCTGGACGACAAAGACCTGAGCGCCGTCGTGGTGATGCGCCACGAGGGAATTGCGCTTGCCTTCACCGATCCGATCTGGAAGAAGTACAAGCTCGGCGAGGCGTTCAAGATCGACGATCCGGCCACAAAGGCGCCGGCCGAGCGGAATCCGTTCTTCCACGCCAAGGAAGGCGAGCTGATGTTCCCGGGGATGGACATCGCAAAACTGATGGACCGCGGCGTGACGTTCGGCTGCTGCAACGTCGCACTCACTGTTTACAGCGGGATGCGCGCCGACGCCCTCGGTATCGACAAGGACACCGCGAAGAAGGAGTGGACCGCCGGCCTCATACCGGGCTTCACCTTGCTGCCGAGCGGCGTGTGGGGCGTGAATCGCGCGCAGGAACACGGCTGCAGCTACTGCTACGCATCGTAGCGGAATTCGCGACCGACGGGCGGGCGTGCGCGCCCGCCTCGTCGGCTGTTGAGACCGGCGTCGGATCTGTTTCACAACCCGAAACGATTGTCACGACCGTCGGCACTATATTGCCGCATCATGCGCGCAGTATGCATCTCGCGGCACGTCTATCTGGGTGAGCACATCTGCTCGATCATGCGGAGCGCCGGCATCGACTGCGAGTCGGTGATCGGTCTGCGTGAGGGGATGGATGCGTCACGCCTCACGCGGTTTGATGTTGTGATCTGTGACTACGACTTGCTCGCGACGGCGCCCCGTCAGGAATGGCAGCTCCCCTCGGCGCGCGACACTGTGCCGATCGTTGCGGTGAGCCTCACGCGGCGACCCGAAGAAGCGCACCTGGTAGACGGGCGGACCATCAGCGGCTTCTTGTACCTTCCTTCGGCGGATAGCGCTGCCGTCGAGCGCACGGTGCTCGACGCGACCAAGCGATCGGCCCGCGAGCGGGCCCGCGATCTCGAGATCCCGCTTCGAATTGTCCGAGACGACTGATTCCGCGTTGCGTGTGCGAATGCAGACAGCATGCGTCATGTCGCTCGCGATCCTGGTCGTGGCGTGTCAGCGCGCCGGCGACGCATCAGCGCACGCGGCGCGCGCGCCGTCGGCAGCGGCGCTCTCACCTGCTGACAGCGCAGCGTTGGCTCGCGACGCGTGGTCGGTTCCGGAAATCATCCGCCGCGTGCGAGAGGCGGGTCTGGGCCTTACGGACTCGGGCGAGACAGTGCGACAGCCCGGCCTGCACCAGACGGGTCACGTACTGCACCTCGGACAGGGCACGCTCACGGTGTTCATCTACCCCGGCCGCGGCGCCCGCGTTCGCGACGCGGCAGGCCTCGATACCACGCTGCACGGCATGCCGACGCTCGACACGCCGCATTACATCCTGTCAGGCAATCTGATTGCCATTCTCGTCACGCCAAACGATGCGACGGTGGAACGCGTGACTAACGCGCTGACGGCGCGCCACACGCGGGGACCGCCGTGATGGTCGAACGCAAAAGAAAACGGGCCAGGCTTTTCGCCTGGCCCGTTCTCTCATGCTGAAAGCCTAACCTTAGTTGCAGACCACCACGCCGTCGACGCCGATACCGGTCGTGTCCGTGCCCGTGCCGATCTTGCAGCTCGTGATGCTGGTCACGCGGGCGTTGGTCATCGTCGCCTTCCAACCCGTGGTCGTCGCGTCGTCGATCGTCAACGAGTTGCCGGTCGAGGTGTTGAAGTTCAACGCGGTCGTGTCGGTCGAGTACGTGTTCTTATCGGAGTAATAAGCCTCTTCCGACGTCGCCAAGTTCTTGAGGTCCGACTTCATCGAGGCGATGTACGCCTTCTCCTTCGTGCTCGCGAACTTCGGAATCGCGATCGCCGCGAGGATGCCGATGATGACCACAACGATCAGCAGCTCGATCAGCGTGAAGCCCTTCTTTCCGGTGAAACGCATGAGAGTGATCCTCCGGGATCAGTTGTTCGCGAGCGACCTCGCGATTCGGTGACAGCGTGGGTTCGGCCAGGGAGTTAAGCAGGGGAGGTGCCAGCTTCGACCATTTTGCTAAGTTGCTGTGCTATAACGAGTTGTGCAGCGCATTCGAAGCTTTGTGGGTGGGTTTGCGGTAGCGAATTGCAACCTGCATGGTGAATTGCAACCCCTCACTGCCCGCGCACTGCCGCTCCCGATCTCACGCTTGTGTACTCGGCAAACGCCGCTATGCCGCGCTGCCAGTCCGTTCGCTAACGGCCTACGAGGCGAAGACGATCAATTGTGGCCAAGGTAAAGCCACATGCGGGGTTGAAGAGAGCACATCCTTGCACGGCGAATCGAACGAATTCGGCCGATGAACGTCCTTCACATTTCGCATCGCCATCCGGTAATCCCGCCCGACGTTTCCCTCCTATACATTTCGGCGCCGTACGTCGTGGGCCGGAGCGCCTCGACCGGCGTTGCCTTACAACGGCTTACGCGACGACCCGAAGAGAGGTACCACGAGAGGTACCTTTTTCGGCGGCAGCACGAGCAGCAGCCGTGA belongs to Gemmatimonadaceae bacterium and includes:
- a CDS encoding c-type cytochrome, which encodes MRLPILLRPCHLHAGCVVVLVASLLACRGSSPPAVEKSAPAAPTPAAGDVVPMRPPSDSAIPSGALGASIRRGQALLIATRDSLPAYAPSGLRCVSCHLDDGRRAHASPFVGVYARYPVYNARSGEAYTIEDRINDCFRRSLNGRALPMGSPDMRDIVVYFAWLSRGVPVGAAVEGQGLAKLTPLAGDTTRGRALFGAQCARCHGATGGGTTVAPPLWGKASFNIGAGMSRVRTAAAFIRYNMPFDRPGSLDDQQAFDVASYITSRPRPDFPGKENDWPNGGAPPDAAYRTRAAASKDTARH
- a CDS encoding MFS transporter, translated to MARDSHDPYAALRVRDFRLFLAGRVLSTTGQQMLDVGIGWELYERTHSALALGLVGLVLVVPIVALALPSGHLADRRERRGIVLITQLVLAACSLVLAALSFERGPIPLVYVALFIIGIALAFNRPATAAMLPQLVAPQDFANAVTWNSSGFQIASVVGPALGGAIIGIRRRAGAVYLVDAALALAFFVCAWTIRARRVDQTGKSKAMTVSNLVAGVVYVWRTKVILAAITLDLFAVLFGGAATLLPIFAKDILHVGPAGFGWLRAAPSIGAFVMAIAITHRPPMRRAGRSLLMAVAGFGAATIGFGLSRSFALSMGLLLLAGGLDNISVVVRHTLVQLRTPDAMRGRVSAVNGVFIDTSNELGGFESGVTAAWLGPVISVVAGGVITIVVVLAVARLWPELREMGNLAAEDWGPELEAGNG
- the metK gene encoding methionine adenosyltransferase, giving the protein MTPARSDSFVFSSESVSEGHPDKLADRISDAVLDLHLARDPRSRVACEVLVTHNFVCIAGETRCAEAVSRDEVERLARQVIRDTGYDGFDDRFGHESARIDVRLQPQSNEIGSAVDKKTAADQQGAGDQGLMFGYATSETPSLMPAAITYAHGLVEELARRRKAGDASWIRPDAKSQVSVRYRDGRPTDVTRIVVSTQHAPTVTQAAIRDYVIATVIPEVIPEAMLPTGWRDTVLVNPSGAFSEGGPATDTGLTGRKIIVDTYGGAARHGGGAFSGKDPSKVDRSAAYAARWVAKNVVAAGLAERCEVQVAYAIGVARPVSVMVETFGTSDLPRAELEARVASAFDLTPYAIIRDLELLRPIYYPTAAYGHFGREPGPQGTFSWESPSRASALQDEARVVSAIS
- a CDS encoding ATP-binding protein, encoding MDEYSDDPVQLLAIARRAAVQAATLQHLTAALSSTLSEEQVGAVVLREALPAFGAAAGDVVLLDDDDRTFRVLCWMGYPEHLVRSWMRYPVDTGTPGGDVVRRAAPVFLDSFAEWEQHYPRVAPIIREVHLAAYAGLPLVFGGRLRGVVSFNFPERRSFSPEERAMLLAFAAQCAQALERARLFSAEQRARLDAESAMRAKGDFLAVMSHELRTPLTSILGYQELLADGISGPVTELQRQHLSRIEASASHLLALIDELLTFSRLEAGRESVKLEPVRLATVVDAAAALVAPLAAAKSLPVIVEPVPALGGQDLSTTTDCTKLQQVLVNLLSNAIKFTERGQVAVSTRALDNEVVIDVRDTGIGIAPEHLGHIFEPFSQIERLSTRSTGGTGLGLSVSRQLLALLGGSLGVESTLGQGSVFRVRLPLTR
- a CDS encoding phage holin family protein; protein product: MRFLIRLIITAAALWAATRLIIGISYEGGWLGLLGVALVFGVLNAIVRPVLKFFTFPLFLITLGLFTFVLNAFMLWLASPVAAAFGLRFHVRGFAAAFWGALVVSIVSFLLSLLVPDRETE
- a CDS encoding twin-arginine translocation signal domain-containing protein — its product is MIDDSSSATPRREFLGKVAAASIALGLGGALPQRLNAAVDAAAPDVEKWPDVHGKHRQMYDAVSWNHGLSLVWAMIFLDTNKASSNLDDKDLSAVVVMRHEGIALAFTDPIWKKYKLGEAFKIDDPATKAPAERNPFFHAKEGELMFPGMDIAKLMDRGVTFGCCNVALTVYSGMRADALGIDKDTAKKEWTAGLIPGFTLLPSGVWGVNRAQEHGCSYCYAS
- a CDS encoding DNA-3-methyladenine glycosylase 2 family protein — protein: MHRHAITHLRRDPVLARVMADVGPCRFAPRSDGSHFDHVLRAIVYQQLSGRAAATIHGRVVALFDGKPSAEALLSATDEQLRSAGLSRQKIGYLRDLAQRVHSGDLPIDRLHELADDEVIAALTRVKGIGRWTAHMFLMFRLGRPDVLPDLDLGIRKAIQLAYRLRRMPNSDRVHAIGAAWAPHRTIACWYLWRSLDQPAAPGAPGKTRKRKHAVSRTKPGAAPRARPARTSARARR
- a CDS encoding class I SAM-dependent RNA methyltransferase — translated: MPHPALDRLARRLVPAANAPRPPFELFAICAPGLERLAARELESLSLTPHDITPGGVSFRGGVEAVWRANLWLRTASRVVVRLGSFRARALGELERRARDLPWDTVLPARCAVRVRATAHKSRLYHTAAIAERVAASITARVPGATFAGAAAKDETAGDADAAHALVIVRVAHDTCLLSADSSGDLLHRRGYRFQTAKAPMRETLAAAMLLASEWDGRAPLVDPFCGSGTIPIEAALIARRIPPGARRRFAFEQWPGFSASRWRRMVDAALGAASPTAPAAIHASDRDAGAIGAARDNADRAGVASDISFSQQPLSSLTLPRQPGWIVTNPPYGVRVGDRAAARDVYQELGRLLRGPGVEWRAVMMLADRALGREIGVDSHRLAHTSNGGIPVDIAAFP
- a CDS encoding prepilin-type N-terminal cleavage/methylation domain-containing protein; this encodes MRFTGKKGFTLIELLIVVVIIGILAAIAIPKFASTKEKAYIASMKSDLKNLATSEEAYYSDKNTYSTDTTALNFNTSTGNSLTIDDATTTGWKATMTNARVTSITSCKIGTGTDTTGIGVDGVVVCN